CGAGGTACCTGTGCTCGGACAGGCGCGCCTCGTAGATTTCAAGAACCTTCTTCGTCTTCTCCACGGCCTCGTAGACGACCTCCTGGTTCGTGGGGAGGCCGCGCAGGGTGGGGTTGAGGAAGCACTCGAGCATGATGAGCCGCAGGGCCTGGTGGTACTGGTGCGCCTCCACCTCCGTCCACACGTCCACCATGACGGCCTCCTCCGGGTCGCCCTCCCTCAGCAGGTCCGCCTGCTCCGTCTTGTACTTGCGGAGCACGTACTTCGCGATCGCACGGGCCTCTGCAAGCCATGCATGAACACATTAGAGTGCATGTTTGAGACCTTgagtgagagtgagccatggaggtTATTTCTGCTGCTTCATTTTGTGAGTATGTGAACGTGTATACGTGGTGCTCACCGAAGAGGACCAGATCGCCGTCTTGTAACGCCGGGACCTTCCCAAACGGCTGcagcaagctcatcaagaagaatagTTAGCACTCATCACCGGATGGACAGGTCTAGCTATGCATGCATTGAGTTGGACACACGTACGTTTCTGGCGAGGTGCTCGGGGCTATTCTGCTCCTTGGCCTGGAAGAGATCCATGTGGACGAGCTCGTACTCGGCGCCGACCTCCTCCAGGCAGAGCAGCATCCGCGCCACGTTGATCGACTTGGCCGGCCCAAACACCCTCACCGGCGCCATTGCTGGTGATGGTGTTCGTGTGTCGCAGCAGATCGTAGGATATATAGATGGATGGAAATGGAAATGTAGTATATGCCGTGCGCGAAGGAGATGAAAATGATGGCTGCAAATAATGCGCAACCACCGGCCACGCAGGACGACACGGACACATGGTGGTGTGTACATTTCGATCAAGCGGCGGTGGACAGGGTCGGCTTCTTTTTCCTTGTGGTGATGGTGAGGTGATGGGGTCGTCTTGGTAGGTGGTACACTGCTCACTGGTGAGCAGTGTTGATCGGGGTGGCTGGTACGTCTTGCTAGCACGAGTGGTCACTAGTCAGCACACCGTTGTTGCCTTGTTGGGACACTAAGGACCGCGACGGGCCACGATGGCTTGTTCTGCATCTTTTACTACATGCCTACAAAAGGAAATGTTATCCATAACAAAATGACCCCCCCCCTCTCAAAAAGTATGATATGGTATTTATATCTATACTTCTATAAGGACATGGCCAACGCTCCATGCTGGACTGGTGCCCCGGACTACCACGTTGTGGAGAGAAAAGTAAAAAAGCTAGCTGCCCGCAGAGCCGAACGGGATCCTGCGGAGGAGACGGACGCTCCAGCAGAAAAGGAGGAGAGAAAGAGAAGAATGATGCAAAAGCGATGGAGAAAAATAGATGGAGTGGGTCGCTATTGGCTAGACCAGAGGAAGATGGGGAGACAGAAGGTAGGGAAGGGGACCATGATGGGTTTCATACGTGGAGTCTGGGGCATCTGTATACTAGTgcctccattgtacatgccctaagagactcagttggtgatgatgatgtgtcTGCCTTCTGTCATTTCTGACCGTCAGATCTAACAGTTGTgatgtaagttgtggcatttttgcaacaagacCCTATTTCTCTGCTGCAATTTGCAATTTCTGACAAGTGCTGCCAATATATATGGCCACTGGCTTGATGGAATACCAAATACGTTTAGCACGCTAATACGGGTGGGAGCGGCTgccttactatggtcgctttggctatgtagaaacgaTTGTGTTTCTAATGGCAAAAAATATTCTTCTATGCAAGTTATTTACCGTTGTACGCACTGGCTCCGTACGTGGTATATTATGCACCGAATGAAGTACCAACGTTGTTCAAGGCGGTGAGTATGCGGTTGGAGTGGGTGACCATGGAGGTTTTTACCAACATGGATGGCAGTATAATCTCTGAATTAGACCACCTTCTCCGTCGACATAGGCATAGTTTCGGCCTCATATATATGGCTTTACTATTGCCACTTTGTCATTTTTATACTTTTTGCCAGACTGTTCATGTGATGGATGTGTGCATCTTTGTAAGTTATtctagtgccacccttagttggttttggagtattgacgacaaacgtggttgagggactaatgtgtttgtgagaattgcaggttaACACTGGtaatgtccctcattgattcggtttacctaccagagatgacccctaaaaatgtgtgaagacattgaagacaatggtggttcgtgaagacattcacaacGAAGACTATGACATGTGAagctattcacttgaagactatggagtgtgaagacatagttgtttcgtagtttcctttttcttcttattgagtcataggaaccaccgtactgttaagtggggtccaattgaacaaagtcagagtgactgaagtgatgctcaaccaaatccaatgtcttcgagcgaagacaatgagagcaaatcttatccagaactggatgagtcagctttgcttgtagcccaagccaagctgccgagtgtgtttgaaatctgaccgttggacacgtgttggttccttagtgacccagggtcatttcgaacatattaggtcgggttgcctcctggctataaatagcccacccctacaccataaattggggctgctcagagttagtgcacggcttttgtcgtttgagagcaacccaccttcgaagcatttgagagagaaatccttgcgaggacaaagcccaaaacacccagagccaaagagtgttaggcatcactgaagtctttctgtctgcatgatctgaagacttgttacacttgaggactgtgaatcctccagccggttaggcgtcgcgttctgagcatccaagagtcattatggattgccggtgaacgaagtctgtgaaggtttggaagtctacctcgaagacttaccagagtgtttgggcgaggactgggtgtccttagctcaaggggaataaggtgaagacacggttttctgagttaaatctcagcgtccctaaccagacatacagttgtcacagcaactggaactggtctactaaATCTTTGTCTTcgtcaagctactggttctatcctctactctccttactttacagttgtcttcgtgaagtcattgctcgcctgtctgatctgtttgacttcacactgtgaagactattatctgtttagcttcgtactatctacctttctgatcctgtctacctagttgcaattagtcttcatgctttcattaTAGTGTATGTTAgactaatgcttgcctagtgtagcTTTCATTCCGCTGCTTAATATATAGGCTCAGTTTACCTGTTTTTCTTCAAAGCCACCGTGTTTTGAAGacattcataaaaatctcctattcacccccaccccctctagtcgataactagcacttttaattggtatcaaagcaaggtactcccttgttctgtgtgattcggtttaaccacctggagtcttACCTATGTCGACTGCATGCATAATCAAGGTCTGCGCTGCATGTCCTATTTTTGATGGTCAAGATTATCCCAAATGGAAAgtaatgatgaagaagcgcctccttGCCATGAACAGTGAACTACGGACCGTCATAgagattggtctcaccgatttatgCAAGATGGCGAACGCTGACGACATTTGAAAGTACACTCATCTGGATATCACGGCTAAGGATATCATATGCTCATGTCTATCCAATGACGAGTTCAGGCGCATCATGCATCTTTgtaatgcgaagcttatctgggaccggatTTCTCATGTCTATGAGGGTCATCGAACCCGTCAAGACCCGTGGTTCTGCGAGTTCAAAGAATCTCTTAAAACGATGTCTTTCGAACCCGAGCCATTTGATCAAAACTACTGCCTCATGGCACGTAGTGTCAAGGTAACCTTTGGTGATTCTAAACCTAGAtataagacacttgctaaaattgcaactgagcaacaaactgctatggaacatattcaaaagctgctagacaaaaacgatgacctgttggacgcggaaatgattgAACTCAATCCTTAATTGAAGATACTAAAAGTCTTCGCGTTAGGTACGAAgatcttgaaagtcgtcatgaaactctcccagcctctcatgagaagctctcctatgattatcttcaaaggaagcaggatctaGAGAAACTGAGTGcgtatcatgaagatcttcaaaaagagaacgatTCACTACTTGCCCAACAGATCAGTACCACTCAggtagaatttgttccaccatgcttaAAGTGTCTTGAGCGcgataatgttgtctctgttgctgaatgttctactgcttctgatgttgcaatatcttcaactactgatgtagtAACTAAACCCTCCACTGAGGATGCCACTATTATTGCTGATGAGAattctaggttgaagacattgcttgagaccggcatgtacaaaagcctcaaagggcatcaaactttGTGCGATGTCCtgaagaaacagattctgaaccgaaaccctaggaaagtgggtgttgggttcgagaggaaaatgaacgttgatggttcatattggatgcctgagcagtaccccaaaaccacctgggttgctgctaaggatccttcagtggacccatctactttatctggcttcacttgtgctaactcaattatcattgatgaattctttgatgcaaattataaactatttaagaatcagaatggtgaagtgtttgccaggtacattggtactatctGCAGGAATGGGTCACCccagaagaagatctgggtgcccgaaagctgtcttgagaagcttcccgtgaatttcatcatgacgccacctgggaagaagacaaaaccCCCGACCaaaggcgtcatatggtccaaaggcttcatacagacataggaccactcatggtcaccctaacgccaatgttttgcaagaGAATCGCtatgagactcatgaatatgagtgtgtttcatctAACCGTTATGTTCACAAAACTAAGAACTTCTCtgcatattcttatgagtattattatcCTCCTGCGAAGCTATTTGCTATGGCtcccaagccaaagttctcagatgctgcacttagactcattgcttctaagccacccatgaattctaagccacccctgaagatgtgggtggttaagaagaattaacttctcttgcagggaaaggtctgcAGCTGGAAAGCAAAATCTTCTAACGATAATGTtggagacctaaaacatcttgtgggacgcaagataaaatgctccaatggtcttatcatgtatttcgtcccagggttccttgactagcatcctatcatgcctaaccagaatttaaactttgataatatgcttgttcgccACATGTTTCtacttcacaatactcttggtgaagcatatcccgctaactgcactgtagggtacaactccgaaagccactgaatggattatggacagaggctacaccaaccacatgactggtgatcgaagtcttcttatggattcaaccctacgtccatctactaagagccacatcacattcgctgacactggtaaaagtaagtcttcgaaggctatcgaagaggtgatctgtatatggtagatttgtcagcaggaccacagcttgacgtatgtcttctagcaaaggcttcagaatgctagctatggcatcgacggctaggacatgcgggcatgaggaacctatacactctcgcaaagaagaagcacatcattagcatcgagggcatcaagttcaagaaggatcatctatgtggtgcctgtgaagctggaaagatgatgagagccaagcatccctcgaagacaatcatgactacctcacgcccctttgagctgcttcacatggatctatttggccctactcactctcggtgtcaaaatcggcggatctcgggtagggggtcccgaactgtgcgtctaaggctaatggtaataggaggcaagggacgcgatgttttacccaggttcgggccctctcgatggaggtaaaaccctacttcctgcttgattgatattgatgatatgggtattacaagagttgatctaccacgagatcgtataggctaaaccctagaagctagcctatgatgattatgatcctGTCTCTAaggattaaaccctccggtttatatagacacctgagagggctagggtttacatggagtcggttacaaagaaggaaatataatatccggatcgccaagcttgtcttccacgcaaaggagagtcccatccggacacgggacggagtcttgagccttgtatcttcacgctccaatagtctggccaaagtatatagtccggctgtccggataccccctaatccaggactccctcagtagcccctgaaccaggcttcaatgacgatgagtccagcgcgcagtttgtcttcggcattgcatggcaggttccatctccgaatactccaaagtagttatcTAACACTTgatccgtgtccggatctgcaagatgatcttcacagcataacacttcataaatctgatctgctggcaatttttgcaCGGTGTGCTCCTGCATCGTGGCCCGGCCCAATACGAGCCAGTTTTACTTGACCTCCCCCgatacgcgttgcgaggcggttttactggcacgcCTTGCcagagcagagatcgtgctccccttagcgCGGTATCTTCCATTAATGTAGGTGCACGCGTCCCCATGATGTCTGTTGGTATGACTCTGTGTTTTTGATTAAGTCCCGAGCGGTTATGCTGAGGACGATTGATATTCACCCCCTATATAAAGGGGCCGTGGCCTATCCCTCTTTTACACCACTCTTGCACCTTTttgcatctcgagttctaacacccgaagcccaagctcaAGCACCTCAGATCcttaaccatgtccggatccgaccttcaaggccggtgggtggcctcctcggtcacagaggaggatattgcgaagcttagggaggtcgcatATCTGACCGCCAATATCAAGCACAggtttcctgctccagggcaggtcatccctactcccgagcccaacgagagcgtcgtatttgtttcccacttcctccgcggcttgggcttcacccttgatccctttgtgagagggctcatgttctattacgggttagattttcacgatctagctccagacgctatcctccatatcttgtcgttcatcattgtgtgcgaagcttttctccacgtcactccacacttcggcttatggctcaagaccttcaatgtgaagccgaagatgattgaggggcgacacgcggagtgcagaggtgctgtaataagcaggaacgccgacgccccatggccagagggctccttcccagaggtgtccgatctatggcagcggaggtggttttacgtcacggctcccagaggcacaaagtgggtggctgccccagaCTTCCGTCCGGGCCCTCcttctcaactggcgtcatggaccaatgtaggacgggattggggatctgctagtgatgtaccaatactgcagagccgtattcggcagcttcttgggagggacattagccttgtcagcataattcaggtaatgctaatccgatggatgttgccgtgcaaacgtcggcctctccggatgtgggagttcaatccgaaaggtccgtggactattctgcacttcttcggcctgacgctcgaagggatgtgtaaatcattcttcggaccacaagtaaagtgtccagatACCACTgaagatgcgggcctgagctgcaatcacccagatacccaagtaagtaacccacaaaccgaacacttcgtctatttttgtcatagtcattattctgaaagttctccgtggccaggaatggctcagcaaggcggagagaatcaggtgtccggcgccacttcccgaaggctcgccaagtcccaccatagccaagatgcttggtcgtgtgctaagcaaaatgccctcagggaaagacgaagggaagaacagggaagcagaacttcacagtccggctagcagctcttctcgacagagtttgtcttcgggggatcttcttccggagatgatggagagtgagaccccaccaacctctccgcctcatgaggcgggtgaccccgaggtgtcgtcacggaggagtccggatctgccgaagccagaaactaatccttcggccgccctgagctcggagcgttcggctcccacggggggcgatgagaagggtctgaCACAGTTCGGTGTCCGGCCAGACATACTGATGGGCCTTCTGGAGTGAGCTGCTCTCTTGGAGGAGCACcattcattaatgagcacggtgctcgagaagatttcctccgccacaagcgggttgaatgaagcctttacgagcctgcttagaggctttgaggtatgtaatgaaaaatacgtaattttttggttgtgacgcacgcgctaggtgtgctccatatggatagtagcccctgagactctggttgcccgccctaggcggcaaacagaggatcatattgtgtaagtaatgattGCGCTGTATTTATGCGTAGGTGTCTAAGGATCTGGCAGCCGAttggtccgttgaagttgccgaactaaggaggcagattggagctattgatgccgatatcacactggtgaaTGATCGGCTTAACGAGTcaaaaggtatgtgctctgcttcccttattatttTTTATAGGAAAACCTAAGAGGGGCATAATGCTGATGTtatatgcttggactgcagactgtgctgctgccgtggaagccttgAGGGCGgtacttgccctggccaaggaacaggcccgggcgagcaatgcggctgccctaaaggcggccgaagagttgagagccgaacaggctgctcgtcgccagAGCGAAGACAGAATAGCTGAAATGGCTGTGGAGCTAGAAAACGCCGCCaaccggtatgagcttcttgaaaaagaaaatcatgcgaataaggctgacctgaagaaggcccttgatgcggccaaggagacgcgttccaaccttagggatgcgcgggaggagcttcgacaggccggagaaatcacggctggaaactcctatttgttgcggatggaatttttagatccgaagtacgctcctctggatcgacgctggagtcctgcagacacCTATGCGGATTTGTTGAAGAGTACGACTGATGCAGCCATgttttttgaggatcaaaaagatgatgaagtggaaaagttgttctggtcgcagttcaacgcTCCAACGCGCAAATTGcctttgagtgagaagatggctgttGCGGCCGAGCTCCACAgggtgtccggtcttgcaatgcggtaTGTACTAGACCATCTATGGCTGAAGcggccgaagccggacagttattttggcttagtgcaacaattccttggtgccgtatcgcggatcgatgccatgaagaggtcgacgtgcatagagggtgcccagatggctcttgcccgtgttaaagcatactggacagatatggaggccaccgtcgttgtgacccagaatccggcggggggCCAAGATCCGGCCGAGCACATCTTGGAGCAGGTAGCAGAAGGTGCTCGCTTAGTAGagtctcagtgctcgaagaatgtcatgttcgagtgacaaatcgtgtcattgtaaaaacaatgttattttgattatgaggctatatttatactttttgcccgaaagtattattgtgcctcctgtgcggccgtttttatgtatatgtgtaatctgaaagttagcagtcgttggcttcagcccccatgcatacaatgcgggggtgttcgaaaaaaatatgcataatcacacttgatccaacgtcttggtccattaaggaggtgattgcacgtcgaactaggcaaccagactatatagttgtaacactttcacttagccataggagttttacggtggggctactatgtagcccctggtacctttgcgtgcatccgaatacgggcgcgtgtgtacatgaccggaaaACGGTCGTAATGTggcggaatcctaaagattctgataagtcttcaagtgattgaacagtctctcgctatatcatgacagtcagttttcggctttctctactgaggtgctcatctggaataaccagggcacaatcgtagtagttctcctttcgccgccttagccgataagaacggaatgtAAGGCGGCGAACCCAGGAGCCgagtaaacccaacatttgaccacagacatgattcggagctgatgcatataaggccaaactcgcgacgccgaacactcccgaaggtattcagactttataacatatactgagcTGAGTAatgccctttattatgaaccctgtattcccaggcacgtgcattagtctgtcgtggcgaaatgctaaTAACgacagtatcccctgtgggtgtagtacccgtgggatgtgtaagcaacaagagacaataaagaaggtttacacaggggcttaatctaaagagaaacctttgagaggAGCCcttctgcacgtctgcgcctttttctccattgtgccgtgtcctgggagggtgtcGCAGGAATGGTGTCTATAAAAAGAAagactcatgtagaagagtatgacgtGAGCGTGCAAAAAGTTGGCTATCactgatggatagtaaaagtgtaagacagtggcctgttaataaggtcaggCCGAAAATTGGGCTTTATTaattatctatagcccctggtgtcctctatgggattacatgtgtggcgcctagataGGGTTTATCTGGGTtgtcggactcatctaaccgtgtccgtggtcttaacgaccagtcatgttttcaggtattagaggccgcttagagtccggtgGCTGGAGCCGCCGCGTActcttccgcgcgtaaggaacgctctgtgtttccattaacggtgatgatgccacgtggaccgggcatcttgagtttaaggtaggcgtagtgcggtactgcattgaagcgggcgaaggccgttctcccaagcaatgcatcatagccgctttggaggggggcaatggtgaagagtagttcttcgcttctggagttgcctggggaaccgaatgttacctccaatacgagggagcccctgcagttgGCTtcgatgcctggtatcaccccttcaaaggtggtgttactgttgttgattctggatgggtctatccccatcctgcagatagtgtcctggtatattagaataagactactgccgccgtccatgaggacgtgagtaagatggtatccgtcgattattgggtcaaccaCCAAGGTAGCTGATCCTTCATGCCGAACACTAGTctggtagtccctgtgatcgaaagtgattgggTAAGCCGACCAGTGGTTTAGTTTGGgtgcgacgggctctatagcgtatgcgtctctgagcgtgCATTCACGCCTTCTCACGGATATgttagtcgcgtggatcatgtttaccgtttttacctctggtgggaatttttccttcccccagtgttcggttggcgaggcacatcctcgtcttcacttggtgtttcccttcccttgtgttcggcatttaatttgccggcctacttgaagacccagcattctctgtgagtgtggttcgcaggttttttgggggtgccgtgaatttgtcatagtctgtctaggactttgttcaggccggccgGTCCTTCTTTGCCACCTTTAAGTGGCTTCTTTTgtggaccgggtcgagagcccctgaatccggcgttgaccgttgtgttgtccggactttcttccttgttttgacgtttgtttttgttgcgccgTGGCCTCCCGTTGCCATccttgatttcggatgtacttgggtcgctggtgcttttacgggccaaccaactatcttcgcctgcgcaaaaatgggtcataaggcttgttaaggcttccattgtcctcggtttttcttggccgaggtttctggcgagccactcgtcccggatgctgtgtgggcttcggcatccggacaatcgacgatttgattcttcttagtgaggaatctgttccaaagcttgcgggcagactctccgaactattgaattatgtgacttaaatcgtccgcatccggaggccggacataggtcccttaaaaattggccctgaaagcatcctcgagttcctcccaacttccaattgaattttcagggaggcttttcaaccagtgtcgagctagtCCCTTCAACTtgtggggaaggtatttgatggcgtggaggtcgtccccacgagccatgtggatatgcaggataaaatcctcaatccagaccccagggtctgtcgttccgtcatatgcctctatgttcacaggtttgaaaccctatggaaattcatagtccagcacctcttcggtgaagcacagggggtgagcagcccctctgtatctggacgtgctgtggcatgtcgtcggctattgttgtgtccggtgctgattccgaactggtatccgatcggtatgatcgttttggtgaccatagtcctgcgcc
Above is a window of Triticum dicoccoides isolate Atlit2015 ecotype Zavitan chromosome 5B, WEW_v2.0, whole genome shotgun sequence DNA encoding:
- the LOC119310767 gene encoding probable glutathione S-transferase GSTF1, with the protein product MAPVRVFGPAKSINVARMLLCLEEVGAEYELVHMDLFQAKEQNSPEHLARNPFGKVPALQDGDLVLFEARAIAKYVLRKYKTEQADLLREGDPEEAVMVDVWTEVEAHQYHQALRLIMLECFLNPTLRGLPTNQEVVYEAVEKTKKVLEIYEARLSEHRYLAGDFFSFADLNHFASTFYIVDATPYGSLLDSYPRVKAWWEDLMSRPGLVAPGFESSSLV